A single Cannabis sativa cultivar Pink pepper isolate KNU-18-1 chromosome 7, ASM2916894v1, whole genome shotgun sequence DNA region contains:
- the LOC133029319 gene encoding uncharacterized protein LOC133029319, which yields MANSSSGSDSDPEAECPTTIPTRGPTQMNEISKLMDQGKRVALEVNDKGQYCGKSYAKLVSTLGVRCRQTIGLAYKNWKEVKPTLKNKVWKDLETGFIVPDTFKHDCLILAGKLMKDFKNRMTKDIIMPVLKENDLGRLAQVPEKHPEIDAADWCKFVESRLTPEFLELSKVQRERSSKIQSRHRSGRSGMVNVREVVKKDLEVADPPRHRVWIKSRTKSRKLVTNYDKEIAEKIAQLEEKLSQGQIQVQGQNDILTQALGTPEHPERVRAAGFLTRASQLFGRKKREVSDVVARQAKEIEKLKAEVQSLKQQRNAAEQEEEGEVAGEAYVPQPYAPQDEVQPQIYVEEFISLNDQGILYNFDDHAALNQQVHLCSDNIDNIVARGYLYEHVGTIKVHFQDYDDSHARIMVSEILQEDTEIPVPIEECRYVRDVCQMFLPWLKHLILTTEGPLAQPPSRRDASKGKAPMLSPQGRGAREDDLFTEEKMALIPNSLKWMIHEFLRLKDKRDIITIPVPRGFIAPRTQITLSGEDLRRSCYV from the exons atGGCCAACTCGAGTTCTGGATCTGATTCAGACCCAGAGGCAGAGTGTCCAACcacaatacctacacgagggccgacgcaaatgaatgaaatatccaaactaatggatcagggcaaaagagtggccctcgaagttaatgataaaggtcaatactgtggaaaaagctatgcgaagctcgtatccactctaggagtcagatgtcggcagacaatagggttggcttataaaaactggaaagaagtcaaaccgactctgaaaaataaagtttggaaagacCTTGAG acggggttcattgtgccggacaccttcaaacatgattgtctcatcctagctgggaagttaatgaaagacttcaagaataggatgacaaaagacatcataatgcccgtgttgaaagagaatgatctgggacgactggcacaagtccctgaaaagcaccccgagatcgacgctgctgattggtgcaaatttgttgaaagtcgactaactcctgaatttctg gaattgagtaaggtgcaacgtgaacgttcctcaaaaattcaatccagacatcgaagtggtcggagtggaatggtgaacgtacgggaagttgtg aaaaaggacctcgaagttgcagatcccccccgccaccgtgtttggattaaatctcgcaccaagagtagaaaacttgtcactaattacgacaaggaaattgcagagaagata gctcaattagaagagaagcttagtcagggacaaattcaggtccagggccaaaacgatatcctgacgcaggcgctcgggacaccagagcatcctgaacgtgtcagggctgctgg gttcttgaccagggcatctcaactgttcggcaggaagaaaagggaagtgtctgatgttgtggctcggcaagcgaaggagattgaaaaattaaaagccgaagtccaatcccttaagcagcagaggaacgctgccgaacaagaggaagaaggagaggtggctggtgaggcgtatgttccacaaccatacgctcctcaggatgaggtacaaccacaaatttatgttgaggagtttatttccctcaacgaccaaggtatcctatacaattttgatgaccatgcggcccttaatcagcaagtacatctctgctctgacaacatcgacaatattgtggcccgagggtatttgtacgagcatgtgggtACGATCAAAGTTCACTTCCAGgattacgatgattcacatgcccggatcatggtttcggaaatcctgcaagaggacactgaaatcccagtcccaattgaagagtgcagatatgttagggacgtatgccagatgttccttccttggcttaaacacttaattttaacaaccgag ggtccactcgctcaaccgccctcaagacgtgatgcgtcaaaggggaaagctccgatgctttctccacaaggccgtggtgcacgggaagatgacttgttcacggaagagaagatggcgttgatccctaattcgctaaaatggatgattcatgaattcctaaggctcaaagataaacgtgatataatcacaattcctgtcccccgaggattcattgcaccgcgtacccagatcacgttatctggagaggatttgcgaCGGAgttgctacgtgtga